The Nitrosospira lacus genome window below encodes:
- a CDS encoding phage virion morphogenesis protein codes for MARIEIQVDDRGAMRGLDELIRRGGDLSGPLAMIGEKIADSTMDRFGTSRGPDGQAWAPNSHLVIRQLLERKPGAFSRRTGGLTEKGKSFVAGKKPLVGETRSLSTTIRYQLLGRDAVVIGSSMIYAGTHQFGARKGAFGKTRRGAHIPWGNIPARPFLGISEQDRGTIIDVINDYLTGSNY; via the coding sequence ATGGCGCGTATAGAAATCCAGGTTGATGACCGTGGGGCAATGCGGGGGCTGGATGAGTTGATCCGGCGCGGAGGAGATTTATCCGGCCCCCTTGCAATGATCGGCGAGAAGATAGCGGATTCAACGATGGACAGATTCGGCACTTCGCGCGGTCCGGATGGCCAGGCATGGGCGCCCAACTCGCACCTGGTGATTCGTCAATTGCTGGAAAGGAAGCCAGGCGCATTTTCCAGGCGTACCGGCGGGCTGACGGAAAAAGGAAAATCTTTTGTAGCGGGTAAAAAACCTTTGGTTGGCGAAACGAGATCGCTTTCAACCACCATCCGTTACCAGCTGCTCGGCCGCGATGCAGTAGTAATCGGCAGCTCAATGATCTATGCTGGCACACATCAGTTCGGCGCCAGGAAAGGTGCCTTCGGCAAAACTCGGCGCGGAGCGCACATCCCTTGGGGAAACATACCCGCGCGCCCATTCCTGGGTATTTCCGAACAGGATCGCGGTACGATTATCGACGTGATCAACGATTACCTTACCGGAAGTAATTATTAA
- a CDS encoding capsid cement protein produces the protein MNPVLTKSFKAEAAISAYRIVKFGTADNQVVQAAAAADFSVGVSTAVAPAINERCDVVMSGLAEVEFGGTVTRGGPVTADASGKAVAAAPAAGANARIIGFAHVSAVSGDIAPVLLAPGLMQG, from the coding sequence ATGAATCCAGTTCTTACCAAGAGTTTCAAAGCGGAAGCTGCGATCTCAGCCTATCGCATCGTCAAATTCGGTACGGCAGACAATCAGGTTGTGCAGGCGGCGGCAGCTGCTGACTTTTCGGTAGGCGTATCCACCGCTGTGGCTCCGGCCATCAACGAGCGTTGCGATGTCGTTATGTCAGGCCTAGCCGAAGTCGAGTTCGGCGGAACCGTGACCCGTGGCGGACCGGTTACAGCGGACGCCAGCGGCAAAGCGGTCGCGGCAGCTCCCGCCGCAGGCGCAAACGCTCGCATCATCGGCTTTGCTCACGTCTCGGCGGTGTCCGGAGATATCGCGCCGGTCCTGCTTGCGCCAGGCTTAATGCAGGGTTAA
- a CDS encoding gp436 family protein encodes MSYATKQDLVDRFGIEELTQLTDRSDTSAIDDTVVTRALEDADAEINGYLATKYTLPILPVPTVLEKLACDIARYRLYDVRATDQLTQRYKDTIRFLQEVATGKVSLGADATNEQPVQSGGAGYDAGDRVFTANRSDGTVGTLGDYL; translated from the coding sequence ATGTCCTACGCCACCAAACAGGATCTTGTTGATCGCTTCGGGATCGAGGAGCTGACGCAGCTTACCGACCGTAGCGATACCAGTGCGATCGACGATACCGTGGTGACCAGAGCGCTGGAAGATGCGGATGCAGAAATCAACGGTTACCTGGCAACGAAATACACGCTGCCAATCTTGCCAGTGCCGACAGTGCTGGAAAAGCTGGCGTGCGATATTGCCCGGTACCGTCTTTACGACGTTCGTGCAACCGACCAACTGACCCAGCGCTATAAAGACACAATCCGCTTTCTACAGGAAGTAGCAACGGGGAAAGTAAGCCTGGGCGCGGACGCAACAAACGAGCAGCCGGTGCAATCGGGTGGTGCCGGTTACGACGCGGGTGACAGAGTCTTTACCGCAAACCGGTCAGATGGGACCGTCGGCACGCTGGGGGATTATTTGTAA
- a CDS encoding phage tail terminator protein, protein MAIVLLDPELVIARLADQVPPPSLRRVAAAAELAAASEDLKQVPAAYVVPAAERASQNQFATGGVLQRNQVRFAVVLAVSNVSDMRGEKAQADLRILRTSVITALLGWSPDSAFDPVEYVGGRLLRLSDAVLWWQDEFLTAHQLRYV, encoded by the coding sequence ATGGCCATCGTTCTACTCGATCCGGAGCTCGTTATAGCCAGGTTGGCCGATCAGGTTCCTCCCCCATCACTGCGCCGGGTGGCTGCTGCAGCGGAGTTGGCGGCCGCTTCGGAAGATCTGAAACAGGTGCCTGCCGCTTATGTGGTGCCCGCTGCGGAACGTGCCAGCCAGAATCAGTTTGCAACCGGCGGCGTTTTGCAGCGCAACCAAGTTAGATTCGCGGTGGTGCTGGCGGTATCAAATGTAAGCGATATGAGAGGGGAAAAAGCGCAAGCGGATCTGCGAATCCTGCGTACCAGCGTCATAACAGCATTGCTGGGCTGGTCTCCGGATAGCGCTTTTGACCCGGTTGAATATGTCGGCGGCAGATTACTGCGGCTCTCGGATGCCGTGCTCTGGTGGCAGGATGAATTTTTAACCGCACATCAATTGAGGTACGTATGA
- a CDS encoding phage tail tube protein → MFFRKKALLTKIETTYATDALPTGVANAILCLNVNITPMENEMIDRNREQAFFGHQAQLPVNTTVRLDYEVELVGSGTLGTAPAWGPLVRACAFAETISAGVSVAYNPISSAIESVTQYFNLDGVLHKLLGCRGSVSMKISAKGNPVFAFKTMGLYGGISDAVMPTQTLTAWKDSIAVNNANTSAFALHGYAGKLYDMNIDLATKLVHRNLVGTEDIQLTDREPAGDIVIEATNIATKDFWTISKAATLGALTITHGTVAGYKVKIDAPNVQLINPSYEDRDGFAAAKMGLRFMPGSSGNDELTITSI, encoded by the coding sequence ATGTTCTTCCGCAAAAAGGCGTTGCTCACCAAGATCGAGACCACATACGCCACGGATGCACTCCCAACAGGTGTGGCCAACGCGATCCTCTGCCTCAATGTCAACATCACGCCGATGGAAAACGAGATGATCGACCGGAATCGAGAGCAGGCGTTTTTCGGGCATCAGGCTCAGCTCCCCGTCAACACCACAGTGAGGTTGGATTATGAGGTCGAGCTGGTGGGCAGCGGAACGCTCGGCACAGCTCCCGCCTGGGGGCCGCTGGTGCGCGCGTGCGCTTTCGCGGAAACCATATCTGCCGGGGTATCCGTGGCCTACAACCCGATCTCATCCGCCATCGAGTCGGTAACTCAGTATTTCAATCTGGATGGCGTTCTACATAAGCTGCTGGGCTGCCGTGGATCTGTCTCCATGAAAATCAGCGCCAAAGGGAACCCAGTTTTTGCATTCAAGACGATGGGGCTTTACGGTGGCATCTCCGATGCGGTAATGCCAACCCAGACGCTCACCGCCTGGAAGGATTCGATCGCGGTCAACAATGCGAACACCAGTGCATTTGCGCTGCACGGTTATGCGGGCAAGCTATACGACATGAATATTGATCTGGCCACGAAGTTGGTGCATCGCAATTTGGTTGGCACCGAAGACATCCAGTTGACCGACCGCGAGCCTGCTGGCGATATCGTGATCGAAGCTACGAATATTGCCACAAAGGATTTCTGGACGATATCCAAAGCCGCGACCCTCGGCGCTCTAACCATCACTCACGGCACCGTGGCTGGCTACAAAGTAAAAATAGACGCTCCCAACGTGCAACTGATCAATCCTTCATACGAGGATCGAGATGGGTTTGCCGCGGCGAAAATGGGTCTGAGATTTATGCCCGGATCGAGCGGTAACGATGAGCTGACAATCACGTCCATCTAA
- a CDS encoding DUF1799 domain-containing protein, translated as MEEDLRAFGITVEPEANEDAAEDNAFGVWKENVKTVEFFLSVLTQWRVHGMTGAILGFEYPGIVAAMAMNGIRNQKRLFADLRIMESAAMEILNRER; from the coding sequence GTGGAAGAGGATCTGCGTGCGTTCGGCATCACTGTAGAGCCCGAGGCGAATGAAGATGCAGCCGAAGACAACGCTTTCGGTGTTTGGAAAGAGAACGTCAAAACGGTCGAATTCTTCTTGTCGGTCTTGACCCAGTGGCGAGTGCACGGCATGACCGGCGCCATCCTCGGATTCGAATACCCCGGCATTGTGGCAGCGATGGCCATGAACGGCATCCGGAACCAAAAACGTCTATTTGCAGATCTCAGAATCATGGAAAGCGCGGCAATGGAGATATTGAATCGTGAACGATGA
- a CDS encoding phage tail length tape measure family protein, producing the protein MNDDLNVGIKITADGKGVIGETRKTEEAIGGIGQTAKKTNAESAAAADKFTATLKRQADTLGMTKSQTLAYEASQHQLTSAQRESVAQSMQSINSYERQESILGRVSMAAKAAGAAIVVGLVAALKTSVTQSALAEQSHIRLQAVLRGTGHAAGLTKADLDAMADSMKGRLGIDDDALRDSMAVLLTFRNISRNSFGEALEVSADLAAVMQTDLKSAVLQLGKALENPDEGLTALKRSGVSFNDTQKEMIKQLVDTGRQAEAITLILSTMREQGLDKVAESMNQGMTKTIRDAGLAWDDLLKTIGGTSVVKNTVETIFGSFTTTFENMRRVIEGGDWLDRLRYFTGFGLSENLKNASGSTVAPVDTDAAAAREGLARQQAAQQAEILALQKKKAAEEAAKLSEENRKRAAQELKQEIDASNRYADALKIETEQIGLNTIQKRMLVAAAEAAKAPTEALRREIMTSAQAWATATQAEEARIATQKEQVELLEKQRKAEAALLKEQTKAAAEREKIEADAAKETAQEWNRMWGTVEQTGKMAFVQLLGHGTGAMKAIGASIKASIIDMLYQLTVRKWIINIGTSVGGVLGLGGVANASGGGGLLSTGANVLQIGKAIFDGFSGAFTGGIASLVSGAGSLFGSSAVSAFGAGMGLTGAQATAAAGAYSAAGMSGIGSALSMGSVAAAAAGPLAIAAAGVMLSNMIAGDYEIFKGSGILNFLGGIGGLINRAFGLGPKKVQAEGIQGTFSDDGFSGTAFSDWKRKGGWFRKSKFGTDTAPLSESLTDNFGKGFQALKDSGIEYAKILGLSTDAVTGYTKSIKLALTKDADENQRRIDAMFGGIADELALKLMPNIREFAQANESLGQTFARLAEESARAQVAIGQGLVTGMQRLMGLADQMASLALSDLSPLTAAQRLATAEATYATTLAQAKAGNMDAIGRLGGAAQDYLKEGRGFFASSPEYSALFANVQAAVGDLIGSQLTDSAIAITDLKVPLDAIVTNTANLDKRIGDILAAAVAARASTDAAVIKAQTEAIVRATLDAARVQVSAQQAGVLA; encoded by the coding sequence GTGAACGATGATCTGAATGTTGGGATCAAGATCACTGCCGACGGCAAAGGCGTCATTGGCGAGACGCGCAAAACGGAGGAGGCGATCGGTGGGATAGGTCAAACCGCCAAGAAGACCAATGCCGAATCTGCCGCAGCCGCAGATAAGTTTACCGCTACCCTAAAACGCCAGGCGGATACGCTGGGCATGACCAAGAGTCAAACCCTCGCCTACGAAGCCTCTCAACACCAGCTTACCAGTGCACAGCGCGAGTCCGTGGCGCAGAGTATGCAATCTATTAACTCATATGAGCGTCAAGAATCCATTCTGGGACGTGTCAGCATGGCGGCCAAGGCGGCCGGCGCGGCGATTGTTGTCGGCCTGGTGGCCGCGCTTAAAACCTCGGTTACCCAGAGCGCGTTGGCGGAGCAGTCGCATATTCGGCTTCAGGCAGTACTGCGTGGCACCGGCCACGCTGCCGGACTCACCAAAGCCGATCTCGACGCGATGGCCGACAGCATGAAAGGCCGGCTCGGCATTGACGACGACGCGCTGCGTGACTCGATGGCAGTACTCCTCACATTCCGCAACATTTCCCGCAACAGCTTTGGCGAAGCGCTTGAGGTATCCGCCGATCTGGCCGCAGTGATGCAAACGGATTTGAAATCGGCCGTGCTGCAGCTTGGCAAGGCACTGGAAAATCCGGATGAGGGTTTGACTGCGCTGAAGCGCTCGGGCGTGTCATTCAATGACACCCAGAAAGAGATGATCAAGCAGCTGGTCGACACGGGTCGCCAGGCTGAGGCTATTACCTTAATTCTAAGCACCATGCGAGAGCAAGGGCTGGATAAAGTTGCCGAATCCATGAATCAAGGCATGACTAAAACTATCCGTGATGCCGGTTTGGCTTGGGATGATCTGCTCAAAACGATAGGCGGTACCAGTGTTGTTAAAAACACGGTCGAAACTATCTTTGGATCATTCACGACCACTTTCGAGAACATGCGTAGGGTGATCGAGGGCGGCGACTGGCTGGATCGGCTCAGATATTTCACTGGCTTTGGCCTGTCCGAGAATCTAAAAAATGCCAGCGGGAGCACCGTTGCTCCTGTTGATACGGATGCGGCTGCCGCTCGCGAGGGTCTTGCACGTCAGCAGGCAGCGCAGCAAGCGGAGATATTGGCACTCCAGAAGAAAAAAGCGGCCGAAGAGGCTGCAAAGCTAAGTGAGGAAAATCGCAAACGTGCGGCGCAGGAGCTCAAACAAGAAATCGATGCCTCGAACCGATATGCGGACGCGCTTAAGATCGAAACGGAGCAGATCGGCCTAAACACAATTCAGAAACGCATGCTTGTCGCGGCTGCTGAAGCCGCGAAAGCCCCCACGGAAGCGCTGCGCAGGGAGATCATGACCAGCGCCCAGGCATGGGCGACCGCTACGCAAGCTGAAGAGGCGCGTATTGCCACCCAGAAAGAGCAGGTTGAACTTCTGGAAAAGCAACGTAAAGCGGAGGCCGCGTTGCTCAAGGAACAAACGAAAGCTGCCGCCGAGCGGGAAAAGATCGAAGCGGACGCCGCGAAGGAAACGGCCCAGGAATGGAACCGCATGTGGGGCACCGTAGAGCAAACCGGGAAAATGGCGTTTGTTCAACTGCTCGGTCACGGTACCGGCGCCATGAAAGCCATTGGCGCATCGATCAAGGCATCGATCATCGATATGCTTTATCAGCTCACCGTGCGTAAATGGATTATTAACATCGGCACATCGGTCGGCGGGGTGCTTGGTCTTGGGGGTGTGGCAAATGCCTCTGGAGGCGGCGGACTTTTGTCTACTGGGGCAAACGTGCTTCAGATAGGCAAGGCCATATTCGATGGATTCTCCGGCGCATTTACCGGTGGTATTGCCAGCCTTGTGTCAGGTGCCGGTTCTCTGTTTGGATCAAGCGCGGTGTCTGCATTCGGTGCGGGCATGGGGCTAACCGGCGCGCAAGCGACTGCGGCTGCCGGAGCCTACAGTGCGGCCGGAATGTCTGGTATCGGTTCGGCGTTATCTATGGGATCGGTGGCGGCCGCGGCGGCCGGGCCACTCGCGATAGCCGCCGCTGGCGTCATGCTCTCCAACATGATCGCGGGGGACTACGAGATATTCAAAGGCAGCGGAATACTGAATTTTCTAGGAGGTATTGGCGGTCTGATAAATCGTGCATTCGGCCTCGGGCCTAAAAAGGTGCAGGCAGAGGGCATTCAAGGGACATTCAGTGATGATGGATTCAGCGGCACTGCATTCTCGGACTGGAAGCGAAAGGGCGGCTGGTTCCGGAAGAGTAAGTTCGGCACCGACACAGCTCCGCTCTCGGAGTCTCTAACCGATAACTTCGGCAAGGGATTTCAGGCATTGAAAGATAGCGGCATCGAGTACGCAAAAATTCTGGGCTTGTCGACCGATGCTGTCACGGGTTACACGAAAAGCATCAAGCTGGCGCTCACAAAGGATGCGGATGAGAATCAGCGCCGGATCGATGCTATGTTTGGCGGCATAGCTGATGAGCTGGCCTTAAAGCTGATGCCGAATATCCGTGAATTTGCTCAAGCTAACGAGTCCCTTGGTCAGACATTTGCCCGTCTTGCCGAAGAGTCGGCTAGAGCGCAGGTCGCCATTGGCCAGGGCCTTGTTACCGGCATGCAGCGACTGATGGGCTTGGCAGATCAGATGGCGTCGCTTGCGCTCTCTGATTTGTCGCCGCTGACGGCCGCACAGCGCTTGGCAACCGCAGAGGCGACCTATGCCACCACGCTGGCCCAGGCGAAGGCCGGCAATATGGATGCTATCGGCAGACTCGGTGGCGCCGCCCAGGATTACCTGAAAGAAGGGCGCGGGTTCTTCGCTTCCAGCCCCGAATACAGCGCACTCTTCGCAAACGTGCAAGCTGCGGTCGGGGATCTCATTGGCAGCCAGCTCACCGATAGCGCGATCGCAATCACAGATCTGAAAGTACCTCTCGACGCCATTGTAACCAACACCGCCAACCTGGATAAACGTATTGGCGATATCTTGGCCGCTGCAGTTGCCGCCCGCGCATCGACAGATGCGGCCGTGATCAAAGCCCAAACAGAAGCGATTGTGCGTGCCACGCTCGATGCCGCTCGGGTGCAAGTAAGCGCGCAGCAGGCGGGGGTACTGGCGTGA
- a CDS encoding DNA adenine methylase: protein MTATPIIPWIGGKKRLANKIMPLFPNHECYVEPFAGAAALYFRKTPAPVEVLNDINDELINLYRVVKHHLEEFTRQFKWALTSRQVFKWLQATPEETLTDIQRAARFYYLQKLAFGGRVSSQTFGTATTTPPRLNLLRLEEDLSQAHLRLSSTWIESLPWQECVRRYDRAHTLFYCDPPYWGTEGYGVPFGLEQYDQMADLARSIKGKMVISVNDIPEMHKAFNGLAMESVDITYTVGGAQRSGKRSELIIRNW from the coding sequence ATGACCGCAACACCTATCATCCCCTGGATCGGCGGCAAAAAGCGCTTGGCCAACAAGATCATGCCGCTATTCCCAAACCACGAGTGCTATGTGGAACCATTCGCCGGTGCGGCCGCACTTTATTTCCGTAAGACGCCGGCGCCGGTGGAAGTGCTCAATGACATCAACGATGAATTAATTAATCTCTACCGGGTCGTAAAGCATCACCTCGAGGAATTCACCAGGCAATTCAAATGGGCATTAACCAGCCGCCAGGTATTCAAGTGGTTGCAGGCCACGCCCGAGGAAACGCTGACCGACATCCAGCGTGCGGCTAGATTCTACTATCTGCAAAAACTGGCGTTCGGTGGCAGAGTCAGCAGTCAGACTTTTGGTACCGCTACCACCACGCCACCCCGGCTCAACCTGCTGCGTTTGGAAGAGGATTTGAGCCAGGCACACTTGCGCTTGTCGAGCACATGGATAGAGAGTCTCCCGTGGCAGGAATGCGTGCGCCGATATGATCGCGCCCACACGCTTTTCTACTGTGATCCGCCATACTGGGGCACTGAGGGCTATGGCGTGCCCTTTGGACTGGAGCAGTACGACCAAATGGCCGACTTGGCCAGATCAATTAAGGGCAAAATGGTAATCAGCGTCAATGATATTCCTGAAATGCACAAAGCCTTTAACGGGCTGGCAATGGAGTCGGTCGATATCACCTACACCGTAGGCGGTGCCCAGCGGAGCGGCAAGCGCTCTGAGCTGATCATAAGGAACTGGTGA
- a CDS encoding multicopper oxidase family protein, with product MVENPPLLEIIRPARPRPEARMAVPEGAPAPAAEASLDLNVTYTNGKIWNPAEQRYDAVRLRSYQGKEINPDIPYVSPTISILPGETIRMTLHNQLPPDPSCSGESKNMNIPHCFNGTNLHTHGLWVNPAGNGDNVLISINPGVSFQYEYKVPSDHPAGTFWYHTHRHGSTALQVASGMAGALIIRGTRYPSQESNGDIDTLLAPTVTQPFTERLLVMQQIQYACRDAQGKIKTNADGSYKCDPDDVGGIEGYDQFGPGTWPASGRYTSINGQVLPTFSSARTGQIERWRVIHGGVRDTINLQFRKLKAGGRSPALLTAAQHNAYVQENCTGPTLPQHLVAADGLTLKSVIKTDVTVYQPAYRWDTLMVFPQAGIYCVIDDAAPPSASVEQAPPSRQLLGLVTVEQGHSVPRDITAYLTRELVVAARLNLPDSIQSRVASDLRNGLKLTKFMPHADIKDDEVTGTQELRFNIDVSKSPMEFQVNGKPYDPGRIDRVLTLGGVDEWTLKSDFVSHPFHIHVNPFQIVKILDPNGKDVSTADAVDSIDAPDPQYRALKGVWKDTLWVKNLVPPGKPPGQYTLVVRTRYQRYIGDFVLHCHILDHEDQGMMQNVRIALPDGGGSESHGHR from the coding sequence GTGGTTGAAAATCCGCCGTTGCTGGAGATCATCCGCCCCGCCAGACCGCGGCCGGAAGCGCGCATGGCCGTACCGGAGGGCGCACCCGCGCCGGCGGCCGAGGCATCTTTGGACCTGAACGTCACCTATACTAACGGCAAGATCTGGAATCCGGCGGAACAACGTTACGATGCAGTGAGGTTGCGAAGCTATCAGGGCAAGGAGATCAATCCCGATATTCCTTATGTGTCGCCCACGATCTCTATCCTGCCCGGCGAGACGATCCGCATGACATTGCATAATCAGCTCCCACCGGACCCAAGCTGCAGCGGGGAGAGCAAGAACATGAACATTCCCCACTGCTTCAACGGCACCAATCTCCACACGCATGGCCTGTGGGTAAACCCGGCGGGCAATGGCGACAATGTGCTCATCTCCATCAACCCCGGTGTCAGCTTTCAGTATGAATACAAGGTACCGTCCGACCATCCGGCTGGCACATTCTGGTATCACACGCATCGCCATGGCTCCACCGCGTTGCAGGTAGCAAGCGGCATGGCCGGAGCGCTCATTATTCGCGGCACGCGTTACCCGTCGCAGGAGTCGAACGGTGATATCGATACCTTGCTGGCGCCTACTGTCACCCAGCCCTTCACTGAGCGCTTGCTGGTCATGCAGCAGATCCAGTACGCATGCCGCGATGCGCAGGGTAAAATCAAGACAAATGCGGATGGCAGCTACAAATGCGATCCGGACGATGTCGGCGGGATCGAGGGATATGATCAGTTCGGCCCCGGGACATGGCCCGCTTCGGGTCGCTACACCAGTATCAATGGCCAGGTTCTCCCAACCTTCAGCAGCGCCAGAACGGGTCAGATTGAGCGCTGGCGCGTAATCCATGGGGGTGTTCGCGACACTATCAATCTGCAGTTCCGCAAGCTCAAGGCAGGTGGCCGCAGCCCCGCCTTGTTGACGGCCGCTCAGCACAACGCGTATGTGCAAGAGAACTGCACCGGTCCCACGCTACCCCAGCACTTGGTCGCAGCGGACGGACTGACCCTTAAATCCGTGATCAAGACCGATGTCACTGTTTATCAGCCTGCCTATCGCTGGGATACGCTAATGGTTTTTCCGCAAGCAGGCATTTACTGCGTGATTGACGACGCGGCTCCGCCATCCGCAAGCGTGGAACAGGCTCCCCCGTCACGCCAGCTGCTGGGCCTCGTCACCGTCGAACAAGGTCACTCCGTTCCTCGCGACATCACCGCCTACCTGACCCGGGAACTCGTCGTGGCAGCCAGGCTGAACCTGCCTGATTCCATCCAGTCCAGAGTGGCAAGCGACCTGCGCAATGGCCTGAAGCTTACCAAATTCATGCCGCATGCCGATATCAAGGATGATGAGGTTACCGGCACCCAGGAACTCCGGTTCAATATAGACGTCAGCAAAAGTCCCATGGAATTCCAGGTGAACGGCAAACCCTATGACCCGGGCAGAATCGACCGGGTGCTTACATTGGGCGGCGTGGACGAGTGGACGTTGAAGTCCGATTTCGTCAGCCATCCTTTCCATATACACGTCAACCCTTTCCAGATCGTCAAGATTCTGGACCCCAACGGGAAGGACGTCAGCACGGCGGATGCCGTGGATTCGATCGACGCGCCCGACCCGCAATACCGCGCGCTGAAGGGTGTATGGAAAGATACGCTATGGGTGAAAAACCTGGTACCGCCCGGAAAGCCGCCCGGCCAGTACACACTGGTGGTGCGCACCCGTTATCAACGCTACATCGGCGATTTCGTGCTGCACTGCCATATCCTGGACCATGAAGACCAAGGAATGATGCAAAACGTCCGTATCGCCCTGCCGGATGGCGGCGGGAGCGAAAGTCACGGCCACCGTTAA